The Aedes aegypti strain LVP_AGWG chromosome 3, AaegL5.0 Primary Assembly, whole genome shotgun sequence genome contains a region encoding:
- the LOC5566952 gene encoding uncharacterized protein LOC5566952 → MDYVDIQAVESKLTDVTVTPIPMGTKLSSAGHGNVNNSNNYANHHHQNQNQQQQQYQLQPQNLTTTSVVAAAASPTATHSASALVTPVTSLNHFPNNSNLSKYAQLLMVIEEMGRDIRPTYSGSRSSAERLKRGIVHARILVRECLLETERSARQ, encoded by the coding sequence ATGGATTATGTTGATATACAAGCTGTGGAATCGAAGCTCACCGACGTCACCGTAACACCAATTCCGATGGGGACCAAACTGTCCTCTGCTGGCCATGGAAATGTGAACAACTCGAACAACTATGCGAATCATCACcaccagaatcagaatcagcagcagcaacagtacCAGCTTCAGCCCCAGAATTTGACGACCACTTCagtagtagcagcagcagcctCGCCAACGGCAACCCATTCTGCGTCCGCCCTCGTCACTCCGGTGACCAGCTTGAACCACTTCCCGAACAATTCCAACCTTTCCAAGTACGCGCAACTGCTGATGGTCATCGAGGAGATGGGGCGCGACATTCGTCCCACGTATTCCGGAAGCCGTAGCTCAGCGGAACGTCTGAAACGGGGCATTGTCCATGCTAGGATTCTGGTACGCGAATGTCTCCTAGAAACGGAACGGTCAGCTAGGCAGTAA
- the LOC5566955 gene encoding ensconsin isoform X1, protein MNPSFPVHQPNIYNIMPPQLPQLPQLPQLPQVPLQVPPPSNIPTTSASRTPPPLTKAQRRMLGESEAARAKRLAKNAERMRQKRATETYDEYKIRLAKNAEANRRRRQNESEAERALRHMRNAMRQRLRRAMETPDQKAIRKAKLAQRMREIRATETPDQRKVRLEKAAARARHKFLTESSEERMERNRKKAEYARLFRNNKQQNQTQEQVQDSTPIKDTPTIPNEIKDEQPPQANATNDTTHHNQVIPQNPETAPPICREQPYPPAAKNYPINYHEFGAAFPTFFNYPHLKNGQQSSYSPVYPSQTYYPDLSVPSHYATKNDRATFPAQKPPECGQPPHQNHMKGTAQKN, encoded by the coding sequence ATGAATCCGTCATTTCCAGTGCATCAACCAAATATCTACAACATTATGCCGCCCCAACTGCCACAGCTACCACAGTTGCCGCAGCTTCCACAAGTCCCACTCCAGGTTCCACCACCCTCGAATATCCCGACGACAAGTGCAAGTAGAACTCCCCCTCCTTTGACCAAGGCCCAGCGCCGAATGCTGGGAGAAAGTGAAGCTGCTCGGGCTAAACGATTGGCCAAAAACGCCGAAAGAATGCGACAGAAGCGAGCTACCGAAACCTACGATGAATACAAGATacgattggccaaaaatgctgaAGCCAACCGAAGACGACGACAAAACGAGTCAGAAGCGGAGCGTGCCTTGCGTCATATGcggaatgcaatgagacagagACTGAGAAGAGCCATGGAGACCCCAGATCAGAAGGCAATTAGAAAAGCTAAACTGGCTCAAAGAATGCGAGAAATTAGAGCTACCGAAACTCCTGATCAAAGAAAAGTAAGACTTGAGAAAGCTGCTGCCAGAGCTCGTCATAAATTTCTAACAGAAAGTTCTGAAGAAAGAATGGAAAGAAACCGAAAAAAGGCAGAATATGCAAGATTATTCCGTAACAACAAGCAACAGAATCAAACCCAAGAACAAGTGCAAGATTCAACGCCCATCAAGGATACCCCAacaattccaaatgaaatcaaAGATGAGCAACCACCCCAGGCAAATGCGACCAATGATACGACGCATCATAATCAAGTCATTCCTCAGAACCCGGAAACGGCACCCCCAATATGTAGGGAACAACCTTATCCTCCGGCAGCGAAAAACTACCCCATCAATTATCATGAATTTGGTGCTGCCTTTCCCACATTTTTCAACTATCCTCATCTGAAGAATGGCCAACAGAGCTCGTACAGTCCGGTGTACCCTTCGCAAACCTATTACCCCGACCTATCCGTGCCGTCACATTACGCAACCAAAAACGACCGGGCCACGTTTCCAGCGCAAAAACCGCCAGAATGTGGGCAGCCTCCCCATCAGAACCATATGAAAGGGACTGCTCAAAAGAACTGA